CAAGAAGTTTAGTCGATATTCTGAAAATCCTGAAGTAAGGATTTCTGCAACTAAAAAAGGAGAGTGTTGGCAATTTGCGATAAAAGATAATGGTATTGGAATTGACCCGAAACATCATGGTGTTGTATTCAATTTATTTAAGCGACTTCATGATCAGAGTCAATTTGAAGGAACAGGAATTGGACTCACACATTGTCGTAAAATAGTTGAAAACCATCATGGAAAAATATGGGTAGAGTCTGAAAAAAATAAAGGTGCAACATTCTATTTTACGCTATCTGTAAATTGTAGCTAACTGAAAATAAGAATCCATAAAAGAACCCTCTGCAAGACGAATTGCTGAGGGTTCTATTTTATATCTTAATAAGAAGGATATTTATACCTATTTTACATACTCGCCATTATATTGACCAGTAAGTGTGTGTAAGAATAGTACAATCTTATCTACATCTTCATCAGGTAATTCTTTTCCTACTTGATACTTCAACATCTTTTCAGTCGCTTCTTTTAGTGTTTCAACGCTACCATCGTGATAATATGGAGCAGTTTGAGCTACATTTCGAAGTGTAGGAGTTTTAAAACGATGTTGGTCAGTTTCCTTTTTGGTTACGCCAATACGACCGTGGTCAGCTTCAGTTTCATTGCCTCTATCAGCAAAGTAATCTTCTTTTAAGCCCATAAATTCAAAAGATTGACCACCCATAGCTTGACCTACGTGACATGTAGCACAGTTATTATCTTTGAAAAGTTCATAACCTCTAATTTCATCAGCAGATAGCGCATCTTTATCACCTTTCAAATACTGATCAAATCGGCTATTTGGAGTAATAAGTGTTTTCTCAAATTCAGCGATAGCTTCTGTAATTGTTTCCTCAGAATAGCCCTCAGGATATACTTTTGAAAACTCTTTCGTGAATGATCGATCTGCTTCTAGCTTTTGAATGATCTTTTCCCAAGACTGACCATCCATTTCAACTGGGTTCATAGGAGGGCCTCCAGCTTGTGCTTGTAAGTCATCTGCTCTACCATCCCAGAACTGATGGCTATTGAACGCTGCATTGTAAACCGTTGGAGCGTTGATACCGCCTTCTTGTTGACGGATACCAATCGAATATTTCTTTTTATCTACACCACCTGTACCAAGGTCATGACAAGAGGCACAAGAAACCGTATTGTCTCCCGAAAGTCTTGTATCATGGTAAAGTGCTTTTCCTAAGGC
The sequence above is drawn from the Sediminitomix flava genome and encodes:
- a CDS encoding cytochrome c peroxidase — translated: MKAKQAIFIIGLSTMLSIPFIQAQFHSKNTEELQPSHELNQTVKKIITDNGCMSCHAEKVELPFYAEFPVVGDLVKKDVNQALKHANLSPVISALENDNAVSEVYLAKLEKMLEDNTMPPAQYQLMHWTNFISSDEKRSMQEWISQSRAAYYATGTASKEFANEPIQPILDSMEVDHGKVALGKALYHDTRLSGDNTVSCASCHDLGTGGVDKKKYSIGIRQQEGGINAPTVYNAAFNSHQFWDGRADDLQAQAGGPPMNPVEMDGQSWEKIIQKLEADRSFTKEFSKVYPEGYSEETITEAIAEFEKTLITPNSRFDQYLKGDKDALSADEIRGYELFKDNNCATCHVGQAMGGQSFEFMGLKEDYFADRGNETEADHGRIGVTKKETDQHRFKTPTLRNVAQTAPYYHDGSVETLKEATEKMLKYQVGKELPDEDVDKIVLFLHTLTGQYNGEYVK